TAAACTGCGTAGTTACTGGCATTAGCACTTCCCTCTTTTTAACCGCTAACAGACTTGATGCCCGAAAGAGAACCAACCTGAACAACCAATGCAAACACCGCACAGATTGCATTCGCTAGGGCCCAGAACAAATCATAGACGAAGTTCGGGTACGGTGGGACAAGGCATGCTAAGGCGCTGAACGAGGCGAGGGCGATGATGTAGATGAGAAGGTCGTCGCTGTAGTCCGTATTCGTGAAGAACTTTCCGTTGAGACCGAGTGTTATGATGGCTGATATGAAGACCCCCACGCGCGCGAGGAACCCCAAGAATGTGAGGATCATGGCTGTCTATCTCGAAGGTGAAGACTGTGCATATGGGCTGGGTGACTGAGGGAGAAATGCGCTGAGGACGCTCCCAGACACTAAGTAGCAGGGAGCTCAACTGAGCTAAACGCGGGGTCTCTATGAAACGGCGGGGAAGGGACaagataagaataatatttctcAGAGATTTACGGGTTTGGGTAGAGGTGAAGGCTGACACCCTTCCTCATAATTGCATGCGAACAGGGCAGCGAAATGCTCACGAGCCGAGTCGGCGTCGAAAAATTAAGAGCCCAAGCAGACGGTCCGCGGTAGGGACTCGGAAGACAAGGGTATTTTTCTACTTACTCCGCATTGTTGCCTCCTCTGGGAAGGAAGTCCTGTCTTTCATGGGCTAGGGAAAAAGAGTCAGACAGGGGTCGGAGCTTGTGATGGAGTACAGGCCAAGGGCTTTTGCGCCGTGCGAATTCTAGCGTGTACTACGACAGTACCACACGAGCCGGGAATTGCGCCGAGTGATTGACAGAAggtatttaatttattatacCATGTCGATTGTTGGTCGAGTGCTCGTTAGATTAGCACGGGCTATTCTCAGCTATTCGGCCTATTTATCCAGCCTATGTGCGTTGGACACCGTCCAACGCAAGCAGGATCTGTCCATTCTTCTCGTATCTAGTAGTTACAATGTTGAATATGATTGTAGTAATATGTCTCGAATCCTGGACGTGCGGTAATACATATGGAAGCGAAAGTAGTACATAAACGTCATCATACAACTGAAGCCAAACAACAAAGAACACGAAAAGAACATCCAAACTCAAGGTTTAACAAGCTGACCACCTCTCTTCTTAACCTTCTTCCTAAACAGCCTCATGGCATAAGTCTTCGGGAGCTGGCGCACAAACCGCGGTGTAAACGGATACACACAAGCCATCCCAGAAACAAAAAGCCCCGAGAGCATCCTCGACGACTTGGTCGACTTTAAATGAAACTGCTCCCTCAGCGAGGGCGGGAGCTGCTCAATCGTCAACCGTCTGATAAACGGCatcgcaacaacaaccgccgGCCTCGCCCACAGCGGAACACTCTTAACAGGGTGGAagatctcctccagcaccagctccgcaTCAGCAGTAACCCGAAGCTGATTCTCAATGACATCGTGCCAATACAACCTAAACTCCTTCAGATTCTTCGGCCACATGTCCTTCGGCACCTGAAGCGACGTGCCCATGACTGAGTACGCCTGGAAAACCCGCTCAGCCATCGCAGGCGGCAGAGGCCCATAGATGAGCTCATACATGCCCACCATGGATGCATAAATCGTAATCGCAACCCAGAGTTGCAGCTCCGGATCAAGCGCGCTGTAGGGTCTCGGCCCGGCCTCAGATTTCACGCGCGCATGCGCTTGGTCGACCCACGCTTTCATGTTCGCTTTGTCCTCGGGCGTGCCGAAGATCATCACGTAGATGTACATCTGGGTATACTGCACTCGGGCAATGGCACGCTTTGTGAATGTGCTGTGGTCTGCGACGCCTTGGCCGACAGAGGGATGGGCGATTTGGAGTAAGATTGCGGCTGGGCCGCCGGCGAGGGCTATCCCTTCGCGGGCGACTTTCTTGAGCTCTTTCATTGCGAGGGGGGATACGCCCGCGAAGGGGTTGCCCGGGTCTTCTTTTtcgatggtgatggtgaatgagccggagctggagctggagctctCGGCTTGGGAGGACGCCTCGGGGGCTTTCTCGTTCATGGTGGGATCGATCATGGCCTTGATCTTTTGGCTTGACTTTGCTTTATCAAATTGAGAGATATGAATATGCTTGAAAGTCTAAGGTAGGGGAGGTCTGGTAAATAAAATATGAGTCCCTGGACAGAGCGTACACCACGCCATTTTGATATAACTGACGCCGTTGACTTTCCATATCTTCTCTCTCTGTAAAGGAGGGATGCAAGCCCGAGGGCCCCCAACCGCTGCCGCGAACCGCCATCGGCACCAGAATAATCTCAtgcttgatcttctttgAAGAGTGGCGCGATCAGGGTCTGCCCCTCATCCACGCGCCAGAGGGAGGTCACAAGCGGGGGAAGCCCATGGGGGATTCCAGGTGAACATGGGGAAGCAGGGATATAGGATGGCAATATCACAAGTAGACGTCCTAGGATTGCTCTGCGAGAGAAGAGGTGGGCGCCGAGCAATAGATCGACCATTGGCAAGGGTCCTCGAGGCGAGTCGGAGAAAAAACGaatttagtaaatttagtaaatttagGTTGTTCGGGAGTTGGGTTGACGGGCCGAGACCCACTCGAGCGGGTCGATTGTCGCGTCTGGACCAATCATATATATAGGGTATTGGGAGGGCGTAATTTTGGCGAGGTCAGATTACGCCTTCATTACCGCTAAGTAAACGACGTCCTAAGGATCCTAGACGGTCATTGTTGAGGGTTGATTATATTATGAGCATTATGACTGATTCCAGACCCCGCAGAAAGTCAATTGACCTGTCAGCAGATTAAACGTAAAGTATCCACGTCAATCTAATGATCTCTGCGGAGCTGAACCCGAACTATAAACCTGGAGAAACAGATATGTTGTACATTGAATTCACGGTTGATTCTAGTATTTGACAATTTATATTGAAGGGTTAAATTTAGAGAAAGGTATCTCGCAAGGGAAgcatattattattaacgGAAGGCTACATAAAGCCTAATCAACATGTCCTCCAAGCACTGCGACTATATACACCTAGCAACCCTGCATCAGGGAACATTCCCTTAGAATCCACCTCGATTACCATTCCAACCCCGAATGCTCGACAGGTGGTTTAATATGACGCGTATATTGTGATCTTATCGGATAGAAATCACTCGTAGGGCTGGGCTATCTAGGATAGCCATGTCTTGTCAGCTGGAAACCTGCAGCCCAACGAGTTGATTCCCGCCG
Above is a window of Aspergillus puulaauensis MK2 DNA, chromosome 2, nearly complete sequence DNA encoding:
- a CDS encoding oxygenase MpaB family protein (COG:S;~EggNog:ENOG410PVP7;~InterPro:IPR018713;~PFAM:PF09995;~TransMembrane:1 (o272-292i)); the encoded protein is MIDPTMNEKAPEASSQAESSSSSSGSFTITIEKEDPGNPFAGVSPLAMKELKKVAREGIALAGGPAAILLQIAHPSVGQGVADHSTFTKRAIARVQYTQMYIYVMIFGTPEDKANMKAWVDQAHARVKSEAGPRPYSALDPELQLWVAITIYASMVGMYELIYGPLPPAMAERVFQAYSVMGTSLQVPKDMWPKNLKEFRLYWHDVIENQLRVTADAELVLEEIFHPVKSVPLWARPAVVVAMPFIRRLTIEQLPPSLREQFHLKSTKSSRMLSGLFVSGMACVYPFTPRFVRQLPKTYAMRLFRKKVKKRGGQLVKP